The proteins below come from a single Zea mays cultivar B73 chromosome 8, Zm-B73-REFERENCE-NAM-5.0, whole genome shotgun sequence genomic window:
- the LOC100276747 gene encoding uncharacterized protein LOC100276747 produces MMACRRLARDAVAASLRRSAATETTASTPAFFSSSSAAASSCSSGAPVAGSPIRHFLARYSSPAFQIQPSAAGLGPSFAARVALGLRPQLSGLNLIKGFGTSTMLAMTLHQGQVTAATKEQPSKAIAGPPQGSLKTKLGSFWPLVRKLQLPVGLIFLIMSGLHSPLSLTLNILLLLYCSSPSRYSIYLFLQELHHREVGQNHAVSKEEYMRTRNIITEDYKFFSIGTIELVDGRVLHLIGMLGSWWIYRVSFKCKELV; encoded by the exons ATGATGGCGTGTCGGCGGCTGGCGAGGGACGCCGTCGCGGCCTCGCTCCGGCGGAGCGCCGCCACCGAGACCACCGCCTCCACGCCCGCCTTCTTCTCCTCTTCCTCCGCCGCTGCGTCCTCCTGCTCCTCCGGCGCACCAGTCGCCGGCAGCCCCATTCGCCACTTCCTGGCGCGCTATTCAAGCCCCGCTTTCCAGATCCAGCCTAGCGCTGCGGGGCTCGGCCCTTCGTTCGCCGCGAGAGTGGCCCTTGGTCTCCGGCCGCAGTTGTCAG GCCTCAATCTGATCAAAGGATTTGGAACAAGCACCATGCTAGCGATGACGCTTCATCAGGGACAGGTTACTGCTGCCACAAAAG AGCAACCATCAAAAGCCATAGCTGGACCACCCCAGGGGTCTTTGAAAACCAAGCTTGGTTCATTTTGGCCTTTGGTCAGGAAACTTCAGCTGCcagttggattgatttttctgatTATGTCTGGGTTACACAGCCCATTAAGTCTCACCCTAAATATTTTGCTTCTCCTCTACTGCTCAAGTCCAAGCCGCTATTCAATATATTTGTTTCTTCAGGAG CTTCATCATAGGGAGGTGGGTCAAAACCATGCTGTGTCGAAGGAGGAG TACATGCGTACAAGAAATATTATTACTGAAGATTACAAGTTTTTTTCAATTGGAACCATTGAATTAGTAGATGGGAGGGTGCTGCATCTCATTGGAATGCTGGGCAGCTGGTGGATCTACCGTGTGTCATTCAAGTGCAAAGAGCTGGTGTAG
- the LOC100276747 gene encoding uncharacterized protein isoform X1 has protein sequence MMACRRLARDAVAASLRRSAATETTASTPAFFSSSSAAASSCSSGAPVAGSPIRHFLARYSSPAFQIQPSAAGLGPSFAARVALGLRPQLSGLNLIKGFGTSTMLAMTLHQGQVTAATKEQPSKAIAGPPQGSLKTKLGSFWPLVRKLQLPVGLIFLIMSGLHSPLSLTLNILLLLYCSSPSRYSIYLFLQEYMRTRNIITEDYKFFSIGTIELVDGRVLHLIGMLGSWWIYRVSFKCKELV, from the exons ATGATGGCGTGTCGGCGGCTGGCGAGGGACGCCGTCGCGGCCTCGCTCCGGCGGAGCGCCGCCACCGAGACCACCGCCTCCACGCCCGCCTTCTTCTCCTCTTCCTCCGCCGCTGCGTCCTCCTGCTCCTCCGGCGCACCAGTCGCCGGCAGCCCCATTCGCCACTTCCTGGCGCGCTATTCAAGCCCCGCTTTCCAGATCCAGCCTAGCGCTGCGGGGCTCGGCCCTTCGTTCGCCGCGAGAGTGGCCCTTGGTCTCCGGCCGCAGTTGTCAG GCCTCAATCTGATCAAAGGATTTGGAACAAGCACCATGCTAGCGATGACGCTTCATCAGGGACAGGTTACTGCTGCCACAAAAG AGCAACCATCAAAAGCCATAGCTGGACCACCCCAGGGGTCTTTGAAAACCAAGCTTGGTTCATTTTGGCCTTTGGTCAGGAAACTTCAGCTGCcagttggattgatttttctgatTATGTCTGGGTTACACAGCCCATTAAGTCTCACCCTAAATATTTTGCTTCTCCTCTACTGCTCAAGTCCAAGCCGCTATTCAATATATTTGTTTCTTCAGGAG TACATGCGTACAAGAAATATTATTACTGAAGATTACAAGTTTTTTTCAATTGGAACCATTGAATTAGTAGATGGGAGGGTGCTGCATCTCATTGGAATGCTGGGCAGCTGGTGGATCTACCGTGTGTCATTCAAGTGCAAAGAGCTGGTGTAG
- the LOC103634867 gene encoding uncharacterized protein LOC100276920 yields the protein MARRNIGVAVDFSSCSKAALRWASTNLARNGDRLILIHVNSSCQNERGAVHLWEQSGSPLIPLAEFSDVARTYGVSPDKETIEILTRAANHRGIEVFAKVLYGDPAKKLYEAADLVPLSCMVVGSRGLSTLKRALMGSVSTYIVNHAACPVTVVKEMV from the exons atggccAGGAGGAACATCGGAGTCGCAGTGGACTTCTCGTCGTGCAGCAAAGCGGCTTTGCGGTGGGCGTCGACGAACCTTGCCAGGAACGGCGACAGGCTCATACTCATCCACGTGAACAGCTCCTGCCAGAACGAGCGGGGCGCCGTTCATCTCTGGGAGCAGAGTGGTTCCC CATTGATCCCTCTGGCCGAGTTTTCAGACGTCGCCAGGACAtacggtgtgtcaccggacaagGAGACGATCGAGATCCTCACTCGAGCGGCAAATCATAGAGGG ATCGAAGTCTTTGCAAAGGTGTTGTACGGCGACCCAGCAAAGAAGCTCTACGAAGCAGCCGACCTGGTCCCGCTTAGCTGCATGGTCGTCGGGAGCAGAGGACTAAGCACGCTCAAGAG GGCTCTGATGGGGAGCGTGAGCACGTATATTGTGAACCACGCGGCCTGCCCCGTGACGGTTGTGAAGGAGATGGTGTAG